The proteins below are encoded in one region of Sulfitobacter sp. SK012:
- a CDS encoding SphA family protein, producing the protein MNPDIRFPRWTILAAALLLYATSGSSTKADEGGTSFWLPGQYGSFAAVAPEPGASLAMVSYWYSANASASEPLSFGNDLKLGVDADYFGQFIVPAYTPDATILGGRPSFSLAFIPARSKVSADISVGGVSAAASDEVTGMSDLYPTAQLFWNRGVHNYMAYVAGSIPVGSYDPNRLSNLGLGHAAIDIGGAYTFLNPETGWEFSATAGLTYNFKNSDTDYQNGIDFHIDLGASKFITEQMYVGLVGFAYQQLTADSGQPAILGDFKGRTFGIGPQIGGIFEAGGKEIFANLRGYKEFNVKNRVEGGGVMFTLSFPL; encoded by the coding sequence ATGAACCCTGACATTCGCTTTCCACGATGGACCATCCTGGCAGCTGCCTTGCTTCTTTATGCAACAAGCGGATCATCCACGAAGGCCGACGAGGGCGGCACCAGTTTCTGGCTGCCCGGACAATACGGCAGCTTTGCCGCCGTTGCTCCGGAGCCGGGTGCGTCTCTGGCGATGGTCTCTTATTGGTATTCGGCAAATGCGAGTGCCAGTGAACCTCTGAGCTTTGGCAACGACCTGAAACTCGGCGTCGATGCTGACTATTTCGGTCAGTTTATCGTTCCGGCTTATACACCAGACGCCACAATTCTTGGCGGGCGTCCCAGTTTTTCGCTGGCGTTCATTCCTGCCCGCAGCAAGGTATCAGCGGATATTTCAGTTGGCGGAGTCAGTGCGGCCGCGTCGGATGAAGTGACAGGCATGAGCGATCTGTATCCCACTGCTCAACTGTTCTGGAACCGTGGCGTGCATAACTATATGGCCTATGTCGCCGGCAGCATTCCGGTAGGCAGTTATGATCCGAACCGTCTATCGAATCTTGGACTGGGGCACGCGGCAATCGATATCGGCGGTGCATATACCTTTCTCAACCCCGAAACCGGGTGGGAGTTCTCGGCCACGGCTGGTCTGACATACAACTTCAAGAACAGCGACACGGACTACCAGAACGGTATCGATTTTCACATCGATCTGGGCGCGTCCAAGTTTATCACCGAGCAGATGTATGTGGGGCTTGTCGGATTTGCCTATCAGCAGCTTACGGCTGATAGCGGACAGCCTGCCATCCTTGGTGATTTCAAGGGCCGCACCTTTGGGATCGGCCCGCAAATCGGCGGGATCTTTGAAGCAGGCGGCAAGGAGATATTTGCCAACCTGCGGGGCTACAAGGAATTCAATGTCAAGAACCGGGTCGAGGGCGGCGGCGTGATGTTCACGCTCAGCTTTCCGCTTTGA
- a CDS encoding DUF1254 domain-containing protein, whose product MRHQSIKTLMCGASALAFAFTPALAESPTYQNTTDIPANVVTPDRTETRIGTLEFVDGVPTPATSQALWDHLDFSRAVETMIMTTPAASLAGFRKGLRQFGPDNETMMYWHGRLDSKGLLLTGNTTVIYTFMWIDLKDGPMIMETPPDVLGIIDNAWFHYLTDFGNAGPDKGKGGKYLLVPPGYEGELPEGYIVRHSETYGHWLAMRGFMTDFEADPVVDNMKSHFRLYPMGEDPEEVNWVDMAMTEVNTLHAQDATFFEEVNEIVQEEPNSAWSEEVLGLMRSIGIEKGKPFAPDERMQEILAEAAAVGTAAQRSIIWANRDENRIIWPDSKSWERGFAGGSHEFLDDGIRLINSRVRFHFYATGITPAMVKPPIGAGSQYVIGLRDAEGAPLDGAKTYRVHVPPNVPARRFWDITVYDNMTRSMLQVDSPYPAVTSIDKAVVQNDDGSWDVYFGPERPDGADNWIQTIPGKGWNMLWRIYGPEQAWYDGEWQPSDVEVVSE is encoded by the coding sequence ATGAGACATCAATCCATCAAGACCCTGATGTGCGGCGCAAGCGCTCTTGCTTTCGCATTCACCCCGGCACTGGCCGAGAGCCCCACGTACCAGAACACAACCGATATCCCCGCAAACGTCGTTACACCGGATCGCACGGAAACGCGGATCGGGACGCTGGAATTTGTGGACGGTGTTCCAACCCCGGCCACGTCACAAGCGCTATGGGATCACCTGGACTTCAGCCGCGCGGTCGAGACGATGATCATGACCACACCAGCGGCGTCGTTGGCCGGATTCCGTAAGGGCCTTCGCCAATTTGGTCCTGACAATGAAACCATGATGTATTGGCATGGTCGCCTTGATTCAAAGGGTCTCTTGCTGACCGGCAACACGACCGTGATTTACACCTTCATGTGGATCGACCTGAAAGACGGGCCGATGATCATGGAAACGCCGCCGGATGTTCTGGGCATCATCGACAACGCCTGGTTCCATTACCTGACCGATTTTGGCAACGCCGGACCCGACAAAGGCAAGGGCGGCAAATACCTTCTGGTGCCACCGGGATATGAGGGCGAGCTGCCCGAAGGCTATATCGTGCGCCATTCCGAGACCTACGGTCATTGGCTCGCAATGCGCGGCTTTATGACCGATTTCGAGGCTGATCCGGTTGTCGACAACATGAAATCCCATTTTCGCCTATACCCGATGGGAGAAGACCCCGAGGAAGTGAACTGGGTCGATATGGCGATGACAGAAGTCAACACACTGCACGCGCAGGACGCAACGTTCTTTGAGGAAGTGAACGAAATTGTTCAGGAGGAGCCGAATTCTGCGTGGAGCGAAGAAGTCCTCGGCTTGATGCGGTCCATCGGCATCGAAAAGGGCAAGCCTTTTGCACCGGATGAGCGGATGCAGGAAATTCTGGCTGAGGCGGCGGCGGTCGGCACCGCCGCGCAGCGCTCGATCATCTGGGCCAATCGCGATGAAAACCGCATCATCTGGCCGGACAGCAAAAGCTGGGAAAGGGGCTTTGCCGGCGGCAGCCACGAGTTTCTTGATGACGGCATCCGCCTGATCAACTCGCGCGTGCGGTTCCACTTTTACGCGACAGGCATCACGCCAGCAATGGTGAAACCTCCGATCGGCGCTGGGTCGCAATATGTGATCGGTCTGCGCGATGCCGAAGGCGCGCCACTTGACGGCGCAAAAACGTATCGCGTGCATGTGCCGCCAAATGTTCCGGCCCGCCGGTTCTGGGACATCACAGTCTACGACAACATGACCCGGTCCATGCTTCAGGTCGACAGCCCTTACCCAGCTGTCACCAGCATCGATAAGGCTGTCGTGCAGAACGACGATGGATCTTGGGATGTCTACTTCGGACCAGAACGCCCGGACGGTGCGGACAACTGGATTCAGACTATTCCCGGCAAAGGTTGGAACATGCTGTGGCGCATCTATGGCCCCGAACAGGCTTGGTACGATGGCGAATGGCAGCCTAGCGATGTCGAAGTGGTCAGCGAATAA
- a CDS encoding DUF1254 domain-containing protein — MMHGTLTAALLVSTCMATSALAQEAQPVGDLFTNPGAPQTSSDFRSAPMSIDTDFGKMEFVGGGFPTEESAQALYDELDLQRATQAYMDFLPALSLYSIVKSQARDLQFETSSDIGVMANYMNSNQPYLTGNNSTIYAFASLDLGVDGPTVVEIPAGMYGTANDAVFKYLTDFGATGPDKGEGGKYLFLPPGYDGAVPDGYFVLRSPGHRIWTMMRAFVDVGTGDKAVEWFEQNFKVYPLETGPREALYVNTSEVGMNPLPPEDGTVFEMLNEIIQHEPSELFDPEQLGRLATLGIEKGKPFAPDARMAAILDQGAKQGTAMSRAIVYASRETDIRYWPERQWEKMFVRNTEFTRDSGANDIDARTLWHYQAIVVSPNLLSTTPGVGTAYLTSFRDANGGFLDGSKSYRLNVPANTPVKRFWAVTAYDPATRGLLASDGQITVGSPTDPVVNADGSVDLYFGQSAPEGFEANWIKTDPSKGFFTVFRFYGPLEGYIEKTWVLNDFELIE, encoded by the coding sequence ATGATGCATGGAACTTTGACAGCCGCCCTTCTTGTTTCGACTTGCATGGCCACCAGCGCCTTGGCTCAGGAGGCCCAGCCTGTTGGCGATTTGTTCACCAACCCCGGTGCGCCACAAACCAGCAGCGATTTCCGATCCGCGCCGATGAGCATAGATACCGACTTCGGTAAAATGGAATTCGTTGGCGGTGGATTCCCGACCGAAGAGTCCGCGCAGGCGTTGTATGATGAGCTGGATCTGCAACGCGCCACGCAAGCTTATATGGACTTTTTGCCAGCGCTGTCGCTTTACAGCATTGTGAAATCCCAGGCCCGTGATCTTCAGTTCGAAACTTCGTCAGACATTGGTGTGATGGCGAATTACATGAACTCCAATCAGCCATATCTGACCGGGAACAACTCGACCATCTACGCCTTCGCCTCGCTGGACCTGGGCGTCGACGGGCCCACCGTTGTCGAGATACCGGCGGGGATGTACGGAACCGCCAATGACGCGGTGTTCAAGTACCTGACCGATTTTGGCGCCACTGGCCCGGACAAGGGGGAAGGCGGGAAATACCTTTTCCTGCCCCCTGGTTATGACGGCGCCGTTCCCGACGGATATTTTGTGCTGCGCTCGCCCGGCCACCGGATCTGGACCATGATGCGCGCTTTCGTCGATGTTGGAACCGGCGACAAGGCGGTGGAGTGGTTCGAGCAGAATTTCAAGGTCTACCCGCTTGAGACCGGCCCGCGCGAGGCGCTTTACGTCAACACAAGCGAGGTGGGCATGAACCCGCTTCCTCCAGAGGACGGAACGGTCTTCGAGATGCTGAACGAGATCATTCAGCACGAGCCGTCCGAACTGTTTGACCCCGAGCAACTCGGTCGTCTGGCCACTCTGGGCATCGAAAAGGGAAAACCCTTCGCCCCGGATGCGCGCATGGCCGCAATTCTCGATCAGGGGGCCAAGCAGGGCACGGCTATGTCGCGAGCCATCGTCTACGCATCGCGCGAGACTGATATCCGCTATTGGCCGGAGCGGCAGTGGGAAAAGATGTTCGTTCGCAATACCGAGTTCACCCGGGACAGCGGCGCCAATGACATCGATGCCCGCACGCTGTGGCACTACCAGGCGATTGTGGTGTCGCCCAACCTGCTGTCGACCACCCCGGGTGTGGGGACGGCCTATCTCACGTCCTTCAGGGATGCGAATGGGGGGTTTCTTGATGGGAGCAAGTCCTACCGGCTGAACGTCCCGGCAAATACGCCGGTCAAACGGTTCTGGGCCGTAACGGCCTATGATCCGGCCACCCGCGGACTGTTGGCATCGGACGGCCAAATCACGGTTGGCAGCCCGACAGACCCGGTGGTCAACGCGGACGGCTCGGTGGATCTGTATTTCGGTCAATCGGCACCTGAGGGATTCGAGGCGAACTGGATCAAGACCGACCCATCCAAGGGGTTCTTCACAGTTTTCCGCTTCTACGGCCCGCTTGAAGGCTACATTGAAAAAACGTGGGTTCTGAACGACTTCGAGTTAATTGAGTGA
- a CDS encoding DUF1254 domain-containing protein, protein MRTFRRTSMLLSASLLALSSVSALADAPQMKMTTNIPSSITTPDSVDTSIGTMKFFDGVPDGASVAASYDFLDRSRAVNVFINSIPMMSAYMLREGQASMGLDASHKIGIWDNLMDSKTILLTGNTSTMYAVGFLALDKDGPTVIELPKGMLGVLDDMAFRYMTDLGVAGPDKGEGGKYLVLPPGYTGDVPDGYFVVQTETNGVWVFSRGYLDKKMPLDKAIAAASKNIRDALKVYPLSAKDSPPKTEFINLSGKVMNVIVPNDYSFFEKLHDLIQGEPDEFLGPEAKGMMAAIGIVKGQPFAPDDRMKKILTDAAAIGNTAARAISYFPRDPGNMTYGEDSAWITAFANKDTAFLKDGAYNLEARALFHFGYIVVSPAMAVTVAGQGSDYAMIAVDAKKQVLDGAKTYKLTMPKDVPAKDFWALTMYDTQTRSQLQTDQQFPTLGSQTDGIKTNADGSYDIYFAPEAPKGQEGNWLQTIPGKSWWAALRIYGPEQAWIDQSWRPGEIELVE, encoded by the coding sequence ATGCGAACATTCAGACGGACATCCATGTTGCTGAGCGCAAGTCTGCTTGCGCTGAGTAGCGTTTCGGCACTTGCCGACGCCCCGCAAATGAAGATGACTACCAATATCCCATCGTCGATCACGACGCCGGACAGTGTTGATACGTCAATCGGAACGATGAAGTTCTTTGATGGTGTGCCAGACGGTGCCAGTGTTGCGGCGAGTTATGACTTTCTGGACCGGTCCCGTGCCGTCAACGTCTTCATCAACTCAATCCCGATGATGTCTGCTTACATGCTGCGCGAAGGTCAGGCGAGCATGGGCCTTGATGCGAGCCACAAGATCGGTATCTGGGATAACCTGATGGATTCCAAGACGATCCTGCTGACGGGCAATACCTCTACCATGTACGCGGTCGGGTTCCTCGCGCTCGACAAGGATGGGCCGACCGTGATCGAATTGCCAAAGGGAATGCTGGGCGTTCTTGATGACATGGCCTTCCGCTATATGACCGATCTCGGCGTTGCTGGTCCGGACAAAGGTGAAGGTGGCAAGTACCTGGTATTGCCGCCGGGCTACACAGGTGACGTACCGGACGGATATTTTGTGGTGCAGACCGAGACCAACGGCGTCTGGGTCTTTAGCCGTGGGTATCTGGACAAGAAAATGCCGTTGGATAAAGCAATTGCCGCAGCTTCAAAGAACATCCGCGACGCTTTGAAAGTCTATCCGCTTTCGGCCAAGGACAGTCCGCCGAAGACAGAATTCATCAATCTTTCGGGCAAGGTCATGAATGTGATCGTGCCCAACGATTACAGCTTTTTCGAGAAACTTCATGATCTGATTCAGGGGGAGCCTGATGAGTTTCTTGGGCCGGAAGCCAAAGGTATGATGGCGGCGATTGGGATCGTCAAAGGCCAGCCCTTTGCGCCGGACGATCGGATGAAGAAAATCCTGACCGACGCGGCTGCCATCGGCAATACCGCCGCCCGTGCAATCAGCTATTTCCCGCGCGATCCCGGCAATATGACCTACGGCGAGGACAGCGCTTGGATCACGGCTTTTGCAAACAAGGACACGGCCTTCCTGAAGGATGGGGCATACAACCTTGAGGCGCGTGCGTTGTTCCACTTTGGCTATATCGTTGTCTCGCCTGCCATGGCTGTCACAGTTGCGGGCCAGGGATCAGACTACGCCATGATCGCGGTGGATGCGAAAAAGCAGGTATTGGACGGAGCCAAAACTTACAAGCTGACGATGCCCAAGGACGTTCCGGCCAAGGATTTCTGGGCGCTGACGATGTACGACACGCAGACCCGGTCGCAGCTTCAGACTGATCAGCAATTCCCGACACTGGGCAGCCAGACCGACGGCATCAAGACCAACGCCGACGGATCCTACGACATCTACTTCGCGCCCGAAGCCCCCAAGGGGCAGGAAGGCAACTGGTTGCAGACCATTCCGGGCAAAAGCTGGTGGGCCGCTCTGCGCATCTACGGGCCGGAACAGGCCTGGATCGATCAAAGCTGGAGACCCGGTGAGATTGAACTGGTGGAATGA
- a CDS encoding arylsulfatase, whose product MTDTTSDAIGRFGLRTGLRLMASACVIAAASSAFAQQEKPNIVLINMDNFGYGELGVYGGGIVRGGATPRIDELATEGMRLLNFNVEAQCTPSRAALLTGRYAVRTGNGTVPLQTVNYGLTQWEYTMAEMLSDVGYATAHFGKWNLGQAEGRYPTNQGFDEWYGIPNSTDESNWPTNEMFLKWAKIARETGKTPMIKETHVLSGIKGSPTEEVKVFDSSVRPEIDREVTDLAKDYMTRQAEAGKPFFLYLPYTQTHAPVTPSAEFKGKSGNGHWGDILMQIDAYTGELLDKVDELGIADNTVFIFSSDNGGEMTPTFQGWNGPWSGSYFTAKEGSLRVPFIVRWPGKVPAGKVSNEIVHQFDLYATLANIAGGEVPTDRVIDSMDMTDFFLGEKEESGRDGFVIYVGDDIFGVKWQNYKMMFKELEGGLGNGILNEFPFVRFFNLYDDPKEEYPMNLDPSLLDNLWVRWGPGPILVEHQESLAKEPVIQPGTPDPYVPPAN is encoded by the coding sequence ATGACAGACACCACAAGTGACGCGATTGGACGTTTTGGCTTGCGAACGGGACTGAGGCTGATGGCCTCGGCTTGCGTCATCGCCGCAGCCTCGAGTGCGTTTGCACAGCAGGAAAAACCCAACATCGTTCTGATCAATATGGATAACTTCGGCTACGGCGAGCTTGGCGTCTACGGCGGGGGTATTGTCCGGGGCGGCGCCACGCCGCGCATTGACGAGCTGGCCACTGAAGGGATGCGGCTTCTGAATTTCAATGTCGAGGCGCAATGCACGCCCAGCCGTGCAGCGCTACTGACAGGCCGTTATGCCGTACGTACGGGGAACGGTACGGTACCGCTCCAAACCGTGAATTATGGTTTGACCCAGTGGGAATACACCATGGCTGAGATGCTGAGCGATGTGGGCTATGCCACCGCCCATTTCGGCAAGTGGAACCTCGGCCAAGCAGAGGGTCGCTATCCCACCAATCAGGGTTTCGATGAGTGGTATGGCATCCCCAATTCGACCGACGAGAGCAATTGGCCGACGAATGAGATGTTCCTGAAGTGGGCGAAAATAGCGAGAGAGACCGGCAAAACTCCGATGATCAAGGAAACGCATGTTTTATCGGGCATAAAAGGCTCACCGACAGAAGAGGTGAAGGTCTTCGACTCGTCGGTAAGGCCAGAGATCGACCGCGAAGTCACCGACCTTGCCAAAGATTACATGACACGCCAGGCCGAAGCCGGCAAACCGTTCTTCCTGTATCTGCCCTACACCCAGACGCATGCGCCGGTTACACCGAGTGCTGAGTTTAAAGGCAAGAGTGGCAATGGCCACTGGGGTGATATTTTAATGCAGATCGATGCCTATACCGGTGAATTGCTGGATAAGGTGGATGAGTTGGGTATTGCCGATAACACCGTCTTTATTTTTAGCTCGGATAACGGCGGCGAAATGACCCCCACTTTCCAGGGATGGAACGGCCCATGGAGTGGTTCCTATTTCACGGCTAAGGAAGGGTCCTTACGGGTGCCGTTTATTGTGCGCTGGCCTGGCAAAGTTCCGGCAGGCAAGGTCTCCAACGAGATCGTGCACCAGTTTGATCTGTACGCTACATTGGCAAATATTGCCGGTGGTGAGGTGCCGACAGATCGTGTCATCGACAGTATGGATATGACGGATTTCTTCCTCGGAGAAAAAGAAGAGTCCGGTCGAGACGGCTTTGTGATCTATGTCGGTGACGATATTTTCGGCGTGAAGTGGCAAAACTATAAGATGATGTTCAAGGAGCTTGAAGGAGGGCTGGGTAATGGGATACTGAACGAGTTTCCGTTTGTTCGCTTTTTCAACCTTTATGATGACCCCAAAGAAGAATATCCAATGAACTTGGACCCATCATTATTAGATAATTTATGGGTACGTTGGGGGCCTGGGCCGATTCTGGTAGAGCATCAGGAGTCGTTGGCCAAAGAACCAGTAATCCAGCCGGGCACGCCTGATCCGTATGTGCCGCCGGCGAACTAA
- a CDS encoding IS110 family transposase: MADYIGLDVSMKETAISIRRAGARVWRGKCNSDPARIAQIVRKRAPGVVRVIFETGPLSVWFYHALKEEGLPAICIDARHAKAALDMAANKTDANDADGLAQLAEVGFYREVRVKGYDSMLARSLIAARTRLVRITVELSNQIRGLMKTFGLIVPSGKGRSFDANVRRLLVDQTELSNILLPLLNAWHDMRMRAADLTKLLLAVARKSHACRLLMTIPGVGAITATSYATAIEDPGNFKNSRAVGAWLGLTSRRYQSGEVDYSGRVSRRGDRHLRGLLYEAALVILTRSKMQSDLRTWALKLKERVGTKRAAVALARKLAVTMHAMLKTGSAFNPIAQPLSL, from the coding sequence ATGGCCGATTATATCGGACTCGACGTATCAATGAAAGAGACTGCGATTTCCATTCGGCGCGCAGGTGCGCGCGTTTGGCGAGGGAAATGCAATTCAGATCCAGCGCGAATTGCGCAAATTGTTAGAAAGCGCGCACCCGGCGTCGTGCGGGTGATTTTCGAAACTGGTCCGCTGTCAGTGTGGTTTTATCATGCTTTGAAGGAAGAGGGACTGCCTGCTATTTGTATCGATGCACGCCACGCTAAGGCGGCGCTCGACATGGCGGCGAACAAAACGGATGCAAATGATGCAGATGGTCTGGCTCAGTTAGCTGAGGTCGGTTTTTATCGAGAGGTTCGCGTGAAAGGTTATGACAGTATGCTTGCTCGTTCACTGATAGCTGCGCGAACTCGACTGGTCAGGATCACAGTCGAATTGTCAAACCAAATCCGTGGGCTCATGAAGACGTTCGGATTGATTGTGCCTTCGGGCAAAGGACGCAGCTTTGACGCAAATGTTCGTAGACTTCTGGTGGATCAGACCGAGCTCTCCAACATTCTATTGCCACTGTTGAATGCTTGGCACGACATGCGGATGCGCGCAGCGGATCTTACAAAACTGCTGCTCGCGGTGGCGCGCAAAAGCCACGCCTGTCGACTTCTCATGACCATCCCTGGAGTGGGTGCAATTACAGCCACGTCCTATGCGACAGCTATTGAAGATCCGGGTAACTTCAAAAACTCACGCGCTGTCGGGGCCTGGCTCGGACTGACCAGCCGACGATACCAATCTGGGGAGGTTGATTACAGCGGCAGGGTATCTCGCCGCGGAGATCGACATCTCAGAGGGCTCCTTTACGAGGCCGCACTCGTCATCCTAACCCGGTCAAAGATGCAAAGTGATCTGCGAACATGGGCGCTCAAGCTTAAGGAACGTGTTGGCACGAAACGCGCAGCAGTCGCATTGGCACGCAAATTGGCAGTCACAATGCATGCGATGCTGAAAACCGGATCAGCGTTCAATCCGATTGCTCAACCATTAAGCCTCTAA